CGGTACCGACAACGAAGTTACGTTCGTCGAACGCCATCAGCAGTAAGTTGGTCGCGACGATCTGCGCGATCCCGCCCGCAGCGCAGAATAGCAGGAACTTCGCACCAAGCGCCGGAAACGGTGCCGGCGCGATCAGCCATTGATAAGCGATGACGAACAGGATCGCGAACGGCAGGCCATAGAGATAGCGCATCAGCCCCGCCGCATTGACCGAAAGATCCCGGCCGACCTTGCGCTGCACCGCCGTGCGCCACGCCTGCAACGCGCCGGCGAACACCGTCGCCGGCAGCCAGATTGGCAGGACGATCATCGCCGGCGGTACTTCAACGGATCAGATCGACGTGAGACGGCATTGCATCGATCATCTTCGCCAGCTCGTCGTCAGGAACGGCGCGGTCATAGGCTCCGCGATATATATCTTCGATCCAGGCCGTTACTTCGCCCCGCATGACCTGGGTTCGCCCCTCACCAGGCCAGATCATCAAGTCGAGTTCGGGCGGCGAGTCAGCGCCGATCCTGGGCATCCGATACTCAACGCCCGTGACCTGCCGCGCGCCCAATCGAACGTAGAACTGCTTGCGGCGACGGCGCATCTCCAGGTCGCTGCTGTCCTGACGATCGCTATCGACTTCAATCACCAGACTATGACTGCCGATCCGATCGAGCACGGCGCGAAACATCTCCGCGCCAAGCCCTCGCCCGCGCGCCGCGACCGAGGTTCCGAGATATTCCAGCAATGCCATCGGTTGGCGGTCCGACAGGAAAAGAACCGCGAACGACATCACCTGATCGTCGATTTCGCCGATCAGGATGCGATAGTCGGGCCGGGTCGCAAGCGCCGCGATCTGCTCGCGCGTCTTGCGCTCGCTCGCCGGAAGCGCGTCGCAGAAAATCTCGTAGAAACCGTCAAAGGCCGGCCCTTCGGCGACACTCAGTTGCGCGATCCGCAACTCCCCACGGGACGGCCTTTGCGTCACGCGTTCTCCAGCGCCTGTCTGGCGATCTTTTCCTTCCACACCAACGGCGCAAGCGTGTGCACATTGGCCCCGCTCGAATCGACCGCCACGGTGACCGGGAAATCGCTCACCTCGAATTCGTAGATCGCCTCCATGCCAAGATCCTCGAAGCCGACGATTTTCGATCCCTTGATCGCACGCGCAACGAGATAGGCGGCGCCACCGACCGCCATCAGATAGGCGCTCTTCGCCTCGGCGATCGCCTTGGTTGCGTCGGGCCCGCGCTCGGCCTTGCCGACCATCGCGAGCAAGCCCTGATCGAGCATCATGCGCGTGAACTTGTCCATCCGGGTCGCGGTGGTCGGGCCGGCCGGGCCGACCACTTCCTCGCCGACCGGATCGACCGGACCGACGTAATAGATCACGCGGCCGGCGAACTCGACCGGCAGCGGCTCGCCCGCATCGAGCATGTCCTTGATCCGCTTGTGCGCGGCGTCGCGCCCGGTGAGCATCTTGCCGTTGAGGAGCAAGCGGTCGCCCTGCTTCCAGCCTTGCACCATCTCCGGCGTCAGTGTGTCGAGATCGACGCGGATCGCCGCCTTGTCCGGCGTCCAGTTGACGTCGGGCCACTCCTCCAGCTTGGGCGCTTCGAGATAGGCAGGGCCGGAGCCGTCGAGCGTGAAATGCGCGTGGCGCGTTGCCGCGCAATTGGGGATCATCGCCACCGGCTTCGACGCGGCGTGCGTCGGCCAGTCGAAGATCTTCACATCGAGGATGGTCGACAGCCCGCCAAGTCCCTGCGCGCCGATACCCAGCGCATTGACCTTGTCGTAGATCTCGATGCGCAGCTTCTCGATATCGTTCTGGGGCCCACGCTCCTTCAGCTGCGCCATGTCGATCGCACCCATCAGGCTCTGCTTGGCGAGCAGCATCGATTTCTCGGCGGTGCCGCCGATGCCGATGCCGAGCATGCCCGGCGGGCACCAGCCGGCGCCCATTTGCGGCAGCATCTCGAGCACCCAGTCGACGATCGAATCGCTTGGGTTCATCATCTTGAACTTGGACTTGTTCTCGCTGCCGCCGCCCTTCGCCGCGACGTCGATCGACACCGTCTTGCCCGGCACCATCTCAACATTGAGCACGCTCGGCGTGTTGTCCTTGGTGTTGCGGCGCGTAAAGGCCGGATCGGCGAGGATCGAAGCGCGCAGCTTGTTCTCGGGGTTGAGATAGGCGCGACGCACGCCCTCATCGACCACTTCCTGCAAACTGCGGTCGCCCTTTTCGAGCCGGCAATCCTGGCCCCATTTGATGAATATGGTAACGATGCCGGTATCCTGGCAGATCGGGCGATGCCCCTCGGCGCACATACGGCTGTTGGTCAGGATCTGCGCGATCGCATCCTTTGCCGCCGGGCTTTGTTCCGCTTCATAAGCGACGCCAAGCGCGCGGATATAGTCCATCGGATGGTAATAGCTGATGAACTGCAACGCGTCGGCGACGCTCTCAATCAGGTCGGCTTCGCGGATAATCACTGTCATGGTCGGTTCCCGGCACTGGCTTGGCGCCGTCCATATGCGCAGCATGGCGGTCGGCCAAGCCCCTCAGGCCGCCGATGCCGTTAACCAATCCATGTTGGCAATTCGGAAACGCCTTGCCGCTAACGCCGCG
This portion of the Sphingomonas sp. So64.6b genome encodes:
- a CDS encoding fumarate hydratase, whose amino-acid sequence is MTVIIREADLIESVADALQFISYYHPMDYIRALGVAYEAEQSPAAKDAIAQILTNSRMCAEGHRPICQDTGIVTIFIKWGQDCRLEKGDRSLQEVVDEGVRRAYLNPENKLRASILADPAFTRRNTKDNTPSVLNVEMVPGKTVSIDVAAKGGGSENKSKFKMMNPSDSIVDWVLEMLPQMGAGWCPPGMLGIGIGGTAEKSMLLAKQSLMGAIDMAQLKERGPQNDIEKLRIEIYDKVNALGIGAQGLGGLSTILDVKIFDWPTHAASKPVAMIPNCAATRHAHFTLDGSGPAYLEAPKLEEWPDVNWTPDKAAIRVDLDTLTPEMVQGWKQGDRLLLNGKMLTGRDAAHKRIKDMLDAGEPLPVEFAGRVIYYVGPVDPVGEEVVGPAGPTTATRMDKFTRMMLDQGLLAMVGKAERGPDATKAIAEAKSAYLMAVGGAAYLVARAIKGSKIVGFEDLGMEAIYEFEVSDFPVTVAVDSSGANVHTLAPLVWKEKIARQALENA
- a CDS encoding GNAT family N-acetyltransferase, whose product is MTQRPSRGELRIAQLSVAEGPAFDGFYEIFCDALPASERKTREQIAALATRPDYRILIGEIDDQVMSFAVLFLSDRQPMALLEYLGTSVAARGRGLGAEMFRAVLDRIGSHSLVIEVDSDRQDSSDLEMRRRRKQFYVRLGARQVTGVEYRMPRIGADSPPELDLMIWPGEGRTQVMRGEVTAWIEDIYRGAYDRAVPDDELAKMIDAMPSHVDLIR